A genomic stretch from Sulfobacillus thermosulfidooxidans includes:
- a CDS encoding long-chain-fatty-acid--CoA ligase: MSVYDQKPWIHHYGTVPEAIDCRPVPLYDIIARWKNCDGRIAIVLEDKDVTYKELWNMVQRVAEGLRRLGVKPHDRVALILPNSLAFVQAYFATLLVGATVVALNPLYTLPELTRLLQDAEPQALIVPPEIVAKVPSALLPLPWPVVIASANNDPKQEQETLSVYPESHRLTEWLSLPPIQDRDVPAIDPQTDLALLQYTGGTTGWPKGAMLTHWNLLANAEQSRLWMANLLSRGQDTVLIALPLFHAYAMTVGMNLGLLIGARLVLMPRFNPEQAALWIARTKPTLLPGAPTMYVALTQYALAHDLDLTSIKGCISGSAPLPRHVQENFEKLTHGRIVEGYGLTEASPVTHCQPLWPVDYQAPGIGLPYPSTKVRIVDNMGYDVEPGEVGELIIQGPQVMQGYWRRPEETAQVLKQGWLYTGDLAIMDSEGFFAIQDRKKDLIIYSGFNVYPREVEEVLYHHPAVKEACVVGVPDAYHGERVKAYIVPKEGVTPDLEDIDRFCQQNLASYKRPRSYQVVDQLPKSAIGKILRRELARQAAEDQGEIAHEQ, translated from the coding sequence ATGTCCGTGTATGATCAAAAACCGTGGATCCATCACTACGGTACTGTGCCGGAAGCCATCGATTGCCGGCCCGTACCCCTATACGATATTATCGCACGCTGGAAAAACTGTGATGGCCGCATTGCCATCGTGTTAGAGGACAAAGACGTCACGTATAAAGAGTTATGGAATATGGTGCAGCGCGTGGCGGAAGGTCTTCGGCGACTGGGAGTTAAGCCTCATGACCGGGTAGCATTAATATTGCCCAATAGTTTGGCATTTGTTCAAGCCTATTTTGCGACGTTACTCGTTGGTGCCACTGTGGTGGCCTTAAATCCATTGTATACGCTGCCTGAATTAACCAGGCTCTTACAAGATGCCGAACCCCAAGCGTTGATCGTGCCCCCTGAAATTGTCGCTAAAGTGCCCTCCGCGCTATTACCCCTGCCATGGCCCGTGGTGATTGCATCGGCCAATAACGACCCTAAACAAGAGCAAGAAACCCTAAGCGTATACCCCGAGTCTCACAGACTTACGGAATGGCTCAGCTTACCGCCTATTCAAGATAGGGATGTGCCTGCTATAGATCCCCAAACAGATTTAGCCCTATTACAATACACCGGAGGCACGACGGGATGGCCTAAAGGTGCCATGTTGACCCATTGGAACCTATTAGCCAACGCGGAACAATCCCGTTTGTGGATGGCAAATCTTTTGTCGCGGGGACAGGATACCGTGTTAATTGCCTTGCCCTTGTTTCACGCCTATGCCATGACGGTGGGGATGAATCTCGGGTTGTTGATTGGTGCTCGTCTGGTATTAATGCCCAGGTTTAATCCCGAACAAGCGGCTCTATGGATTGCCCGCACCAAGCCGACATTACTCCCTGGAGCGCCAACAATGTACGTTGCGCTTACGCAGTATGCTCTGGCCCATGATTTGGATTTGACATCAATTAAAGGCTGTATTAGCGGTTCGGCGCCCCTGCCCCGGCATGTTCAAGAAAATTTTGAGAAATTGACGCATGGCCGCATCGTCGAAGGTTATGGGCTAACGGAAGCGTCGCCAGTGACTCATTGCCAGCCTTTGTGGCCGGTGGATTATCAAGCACCTGGCATTGGCTTACCCTACCCGTCAACCAAGGTGCGCATTGTGGATAATATGGGATACGATGTGGAGCCTGGGGAAGTGGGCGAACTTATTATTCAAGGCCCCCAAGTCATGCAGGGATACTGGCGGCGTCCTGAGGAGACAGCTCAGGTCTTAAAGCAGGGATGGCTTTATACGGGGGACTTAGCCATTATGGACTCCGAGGGCTTTTTTGCCATTCAAGACCGCAAAAAAGACTTGATTATCTATTCGGGCTTTAATGTCTATCCGCGGGAAGTGGAAGAAGTATTGTATCATCACCCGGCCGTCAAAGAGGCGTGTGTCGTCGGGGTGCCCGATGCTTACCACGGTGAACGGGTCAAAGCCTATATTGTTCCTAAAGAGGGCGTCACGCCCGATCTTGAGGATATTGACCGCTTTTGCCAGCAAAACTTGGCGTCCTATAAGCGGCCCCGGTCCTATCAAGTCGTCGATCAGTTGCCGAAATCAGCGATCGGGAAAATCCTGCGCCGGGAACTAGCCCGCCAAGCGGCGGAAGACCAAGGCGAAATAGCTCACGAACAATAA
- a CDS encoding enoyl-CoA hydratase/isomerase family protein, producing MALVSQEQRDHVMLFELNHPPVNSLSFPLLQELSEALDMALANDDIRAMVITGHGSFFAAGADIPSFLQLGSDVNEFLRYGVKLFDRIEQSSKPIIAAVNGPALGGGNEMAMACDLRIACPDARFGQPEVNLGIIPGWGGTVRLPKLIGRSQATRLLLTGDAIDADEALRIGLIHYIVPSHLLVEYALNQADRLASLPPLALGAIKELLANPGLGQAGESDKMAQLMRTDDATEGITAFLQKRRPQFRGR from the coding sequence ATGGCTCTTGTTTCACAAGAACAACGTGATCATGTCATGCTTTTCGAATTAAATCACCCTCCGGTAAATTCCTTAAGTTTTCCCCTTCTCCAAGAACTATCTGAAGCCCTGGATATGGCCTTGGCCAATGACGACATTCGGGCTATGGTCATTACAGGACATGGTTCATTTTTTGCTGCTGGCGCGGACATCCCGAGCTTTTTGCAGTTAGGCAGCGACGTTAATGAATTTCTTCGCTATGGGGTTAAATTATTTGACCGCATTGAACAGAGTTCCAAACCGATCATTGCTGCCGTTAATGGCCCAGCCTTGGGCGGGGGAAATGAAATGGCAATGGCCTGTGATTTGCGCATTGCTTGTCCCGATGCCCGCTTTGGTCAACCCGAGGTCAATCTAGGCATTATTCCTGGCTGGGGAGGCACTGTCCGCCTACCGAAATTAATTGGTCGCTCCCAGGCTACGCGCTTATTGTTAACGGGGGATGCGATTGATGCCGATGAGGCACTGCGGATTGGCTTGATTCATTATATTGTCCCCAGTCATTTACTAGTCGAATACGCGTTGAACCAGGCTGACAGGCTTGCCAGTCTCCCGCCTTTAGCGCTTGGAGCCATCAAGGAATTATTAGCCAACCCGGGATTAGGGCAAGCCGGGGAAAGCGACAAAATGGCCCAGCTCATGCGAACTGACGATGCCACAGAAGGCATCACAGCCTTTTTGCAAAAAAGGCGACCACAATTTCGGGGGCGGTAA
- a CDS encoding class I SAM-dependent rRNA methyltransferase, which produces MADVLRLKPGPHRILEGAPWVYRGELYHSNLQPGAIVALEESNGRFVGRGFFNPASLIAFRLLTRSVHDVIDDQWFQRRIREAARLRFALLRDREAYRVINSEADQLPGLIVDKYGPMLVMEILSLGLQAFRQAIVEALVDIYHPQGIYERGDVAVRAKEGLPREDQLLYGTLLSPVKILENGVSLTIDVAGGQKTGHFLDQYANRKRTAELAEGKEVFDAFCHTGAFGLTCAKYGAKHVVGIDIDGNAIARAQENARQNGLEQQMEFVTANAFDWLRQESDKGPQYDLGILDPPAFTKSKDAVAGALRGYKEINLRGIKLIKPGGILVTSSCSYHISETQFIEVIRDAAKDAKRPVKILEIRGQGLDHPMAPGLPESRYLKCLVCAVD; this is translated from the coding sequence GTGGCAGATGTTTTACGGTTAAAACCGGGACCTCACCGGATACTGGAGGGCGCACCTTGGGTATACCGGGGCGAATTGTATCATTCAAATCTTCAACCTGGCGCGATTGTTGCCTTGGAAGAGTCTAACGGTCGGTTTGTCGGCCGCGGATTTTTTAATCCCGCGTCCTTAATTGCGTTTCGTTTGTTGACCCGCAGTGTCCATGACGTCATTGATGATCAGTGGTTTCAAAGGCGGATAAGGGAAGCCGCACGGTTGCGTTTTGCGTTATTAAGGGACCGAGAAGCTTACCGGGTCATCAATTCCGAAGCCGACCAATTGCCCGGACTGATTGTCGACAAATACGGGCCCATGTTGGTTATGGAAATTTTAAGTCTCGGCTTGCAAGCCTTTCGCCAAGCGATTGTTGAAGCCTTAGTAGATATCTACCACCCTCAGGGGATTTATGAACGTGGCGATGTGGCGGTGCGCGCTAAAGAAGGATTGCCGCGAGAAGACCAACTCCTATATGGCACGCTTTTGAGTCCGGTGAAGATTTTAGAAAATGGTGTGAGTTTAACGATTGATGTGGCAGGAGGGCAAAAAACCGGTCACTTTCTTGACCAATATGCGAACCGTAAGCGTACGGCTGAATTGGCTGAGGGTAAAGAGGTCTTTGATGCCTTTTGCCATACCGGAGCTTTTGGTTTAACCTGTGCAAAATACGGAGCAAAGCATGTGGTCGGGATTGATATCGATGGTAATGCTATCGCCCGGGCTCAAGAAAATGCCCGGCAAAACGGCTTGGAACAACAAATGGAATTCGTCACGGCTAATGCCTTTGATTGGCTCCGTCAGGAAAGTGATAAGGGACCGCAATATGATCTGGGTATTTTGGATCCGCCGGCGTTTACCAAATCCAAAGATGCAGTGGCCGGAGCACTCCGGGGATATAAAGAAATCAACCTTCGGGGCATTAAGTTGATTAAACCCGGGGGAATCTTAGTCACATCCAGTTGTTCGTATCACATTTCTGAAACACAGTTTATTGAAGTGATCCGGGATGCGGCTAAGGACGCCAAGCGTCCCGTTAAAATTTTGGAAATTCGGGGTCAAGGACTCGATCATCCGATGGCGCCGGGGCTGCCAGAATCCCGATATCTTAAGTGTCTTGTCTGTGCTGTAGATTAA
- the erpA gene encoding iron-sulfur cluster insertion protein ErpA yields MRKTSHQVQQKSGTGQIDRIKFLRIWYSITILICIDVVEVTHLITLTETATDKVKEFMASKNHPDLALRIYVSKGGCSGFSYGMALDAAQEDDNVYEFNGIKVVIDPQSAPYLDGIEVDYVNSMMGGGFSITNPNAVSSCGCGHSFRTKDDAGAANSCSH; encoded by the coding sequence TTGAGAAAGACTTCCCATCAGGTTCAACAAAAATCCGGTACTGGCCAAATTGACCGCATCAAATTTTTAAGAATATGGTACAGTATTACTATCTTAATTTGTATTGATGTTGTGGAGGTGACACATTTGATTACCCTGACTGAGACGGCAACGGACAAGGTTAAAGAGTTTATGGCATCGAAGAATCACCCCGATCTGGCGCTCCGAATTTATGTGAGCAAAGGCGGCTGCAGCGGATTTAGTTACGGTATGGCTCTTGATGCGGCTCAAGAAGATGATAATGTCTATGAATTTAATGGCATTAAGGTCGTTATCGACCCACAGAGTGCGCCTTATCTTGACGGCATTGAAGTCGATTACGTCAATTCCATGATGGGTGGCGGTTTTTCGATCACAAACCCCAACGCCGTATCTTCTTGTGGTTGCGGTCACTCCTTCCGAACCAAAGACGATGCGGGCGCAGCCAACTCCTGCAGCCATTAA
- a CDS encoding MFS transporter, with product MPSESTGFQSALDHAKLKGVHWKVWFLSAMGVFLDGFDLFIIGVALPLIAHQMHVTKTGIGLIGAAAPLGAMIGAFTLGRFTDKLGRKAMYLFDLLFFVVFAGLSALSWNPTSLLVFRFLLGIGIGADYPISSTYVSELMPKKIRGRMLSGAFSFQALGALFGAAVGLSILMLNPAPDAWRIMLAIGVVPAVAVMILRTSVPESPRWKMEHGDAEGARVLAEEITGQSIATEKSHSRKMVYKDLFRGRYLTRTILVTVPWFLMDIGLYGIGIFTPTILSVMAFAGHGNFIHKDILSTQGAIFLDVFLVIGFALSILLIEKLGRIRLQLLGFAGMGIAMTLLAFVGVPKGATGSLTTVIFIGFALFNLAVNTGPNATTWILPTEVFPTSLRASGHGLAAASGKFGAAVGIFLLPVIEQAWGLGLTLGMIAAASFLGFFVTWIFGFETAGKSLEEAGEGGSDPQSHQVTA from the coding sequence ATGCCATCTGAGTCTACAGGTTTCCAGTCGGCCCTAGATCATGCGAAGTTAAAAGGGGTGCATTGGAAGGTTTGGTTTTTGTCGGCGATGGGGGTTTTTCTCGACGGATTTGATTTGTTTATTATTGGTGTCGCCTTACCTCTCATTGCTCATCAAATGCACGTGACAAAAACCGGAATTGGACTAATCGGAGCGGCGGCTCCTCTTGGTGCCATGATTGGTGCGTTTACCTTGGGACGGTTTACGGATAAGTTGGGTCGAAAAGCAATGTATCTTTTTGACCTGCTTTTTTTTGTCGTCTTCGCCGGATTATCCGCGTTGTCATGGAATCCCACGTCGTTGTTAGTGTTTCGGTTTTTGCTGGGAATTGGTATCGGAGCAGATTATCCTATCAGTTCAACATATGTCTCGGAATTAATGCCGAAAAAGATTCGTGGACGGATGCTTTCGGGAGCCTTTAGTTTTCAGGCACTCGGTGCTTTATTTGGCGCAGCGGTGGGACTGTCAATTCTCATGTTAAATCCAGCACCCGATGCATGGCGTATTATGTTGGCCATTGGGGTCGTGCCGGCTGTGGCGGTAATGATTCTTCGCACCAGTGTTCCCGAAAGTCCCCGTTGGAAGATGGAACACGGGGATGCAGAAGGAGCGCGGGTCTTAGCAGAGGAAATTACGGGACAAAGTATTGCCACGGAAAAATCGCATTCCCGCAAAATGGTTTATAAAGATTTGTTTCGGGGCCGCTATTTGACCCGGACGATTTTAGTAACCGTGCCATGGTTTTTGATGGATATTGGTCTCTATGGTATCGGCATCTTTACCCCCACCATTTTGTCGGTTATGGCTTTTGCTGGTCATGGAAATTTCATTCATAAAGATATTTTATCCACGCAAGGTGCGATTTTTCTCGATGTATTCTTGGTCATTGGGTTTGCGTTGAGTATCTTGCTGATTGAAAAACTCGGTCGCATTCGACTTCAGCTTCTGGGTTTCGCTGGCATGGGCATTGCAATGACATTGCTGGCTTTTGTGGGAGTTCCTAAGGGAGCTACGGGGTCTTTGACGACAGTGATATTCATTGGGTTTGCCTTATTCAACCTGGCTGTCAACACCGGCCCTAACGCTACCACATGGATTTTACCGACCGAGGTATTCCCCACAAGCTTGAGAGCATCGGGACATGGATTAGCGGCGGCATCCGGAAAATTCGGGGCGGCAGTCGGCATTTTCCTCTTACCGGTGATTGAACAAGCGTGGGGACTAGGCTTGACCTTAGGCATGATTGCAGCGGCCTCCTTTTTAGGATTTTTCGTGACATGGATCTTTGGTTTTGAAACAGCGGGTAAATCATTGGAAGAAGCGGGAGAGGGTGGTTCAGACCCTCAGTCCCACCAAGTTACCGCGTAG
- a CDS encoding peptidoglycan-binding protein yields the protein MKIFPLVAVLSTACSLLTLSSPARAASPSISLLQQGSVGWSVSVMQQELRDLGYNPGSSRGYFNAQTAFALAKFQSQAHLQVDGILGPLTRRALIRALKRHYDYIRAPLGQGDLTYGDYGPGVVTLQGDLSQLGYNPGPADGVFNRQTGQAVMAFQAHEGLVVDEIVGPETYQALCHALGYSSEPVAPAPITSPSSQVSSSPWVLGYYTQYTPNSMSSQMSLAQHLHTISAIAPLWYTYRADGTLIKHGYHRSWVRAYAREHHIALYPVITNAYGNDRILTNQTLRQEIVNQLAAMAQEDGYQGYNIDFEGLNYWDERPLTAFVKALSEKLTPLGKTLTIAVIPRTAKDPYNRAYNYQALAPYVSKIVLMTYDYHDIGSAPGPVAPINWVNQAVQYAITRVNPQKIVLGLAVYGYNWASNGQTVEIHANQARALAAQYGVPIKWNPVSDEPEFSYQSQGMTHRVYFENGYSDAFKLQLVKQYHLGGIAIWRLGDEDHHLWTVLSRMGFSH from the coding sequence ATGAAGATTTTCCCGTTGGTCGCGGTCCTGTCCACGGCCTGTTCGTTGTTAACCTTGTCTTCTCCCGCCCGTGCCGCATCTCCAAGCATCTCTTTACTACAGCAAGGGAGCGTTGGCTGGTCGGTGAGTGTTATGCAGCAAGAACTGCGGGATTTAGGCTACAATCCCGGGTCTAGCCGGGGATATTTTAATGCTCAGACAGCATTCGCCCTGGCAAAATTTCAATCACAAGCTCATCTGCAAGTTGATGGCATCTTAGGGCCTTTAACGCGTAGGGCATTAATCCGTGCCCTGAAAAGGCACTACGATTATATTCGTGCACCGCTCGGCCAAGGGGATTTGACATACGGGGATTACGGACCGGGGGTCGTCACCCTGCAAGGGGATTTAAGCCAGTTAGGTTACAATCCCGGTCCCGCTGATGGCGTGTTTAATCGGCAAACAGGACAAGCTGTCATGGCTTTTCAAGCCCATGAAGGTCTCGTGGTCGATGAGATTGTGGGCCCTGAAACCTATCAGGCACTTTGTCATGCCTTAGGGTATTCTTCTGAGCCTGTGGCGCCAGCACCCATCACTTCCCCTTCATCTCAGGTATCCTCAAGCCCTTGGGTCTTAGGGTATTACACGCAATATACCCCAAACTCCATGAGTTCCCAAATGAGTTTAGCACAACATCTTCATACGATTTCGGCTATTGCTCCTTTGTGGTATACCTACCGTGCTGATGGCACCTTAATTAAGCACGGATATCACCGGTCATGGGTCAGAGCGTATGCACGCGAACATCATATTGCACTGTATCCCGTGATTACGAATGCTTACGGCAACGACCGGATTTTAACCAATCAGACCTTGCGGCAAGAGATTGTGAATCAATTGGCTGCAATGGCTCAAGAAGATGGATATCAAGGATACAATATTGATTTCGAAGGATTAAACTACTGGGACGAAAGACCTTTAACCGCCTTTGTCAAAGCGTTGTCCGAAAAATTGACGCCGCTTGGCAAAACACTGACCATTGCGGTGATCCCAAGAACCGCCAAAGATCCGTATAATCGCGCCTATAACTACCAGGCTTTAGCACCTTACGTCAGCAAAATTGTGTTGATGACTTACGACTATCATGATATTGGCAGTGCGCCGGGCCCTGTGGCTCCCATCAATTGGGTTAATCAGGCGGTTCAGTATGCGATCACGCGGGTGAATCCCCAAAAAATTGTACTAGGATTAGCCGTCTATGGATACAATTGGGCCAGTAATGGACAAACTGTGGAGATTCACGCCAATCAAGCCCGGGCTTTAGCGGCTCAATACGGTGTGCCCATAAAGTGGAATCCGGTGAGTGACGAACCCGAATTCAGCTATCAAAGTCAGGGGATGACCCACAGGGTCTATTTTGAAAATGGGTATAGTGACGCTTTTAAATTACAATTGGTGAAACAATATCACTTGGGTGGGATAGCCATCTGGCGTTTAGGTGATGAAGATCATCATTTGTGGACGGTTTTATCGCGCATGGGATTTAGCCATTAA
- the selD gene encoding selenide, water dikinase SelD has protein sequence MTSKSGUGCKLGPEDLTSALSFIPPAKVRDEDVLVGNETHDDAGIYRLSPDQALVQTVDFLTPVVDDPELFGKVAAANSLSDVYAMGGIPITALNLLAVPEGVLSAEEVGAMLRGGQSILDEAECRLLGGHSIDDNEPKMGYSVTGLVHPDHIWRNSTARPGDVLYLSKPIGSGVVIKAIKDGEASQEMIDGVIAMMLTLNKKASETIKRVGDPTACTDVTGFGLLGHSWEMAQGANVTIELYASSVPTLPGAKELAQQGKFPSGSKRNLEYVGPHLEVDSGFDHNILTLLADAVTSGGLLFTVKEENAASFEATFSDQHVPLYRIGRVLPGPAHVRVLG, from the coding sequence ATGACCAGCAAATCCGGGTGAGGGTGCAAATTAGGTCCGGAGGACCTAACGAGCGCTTTAAGCTTTATCCCGCCTGCTAAGGTTCGGGATGAAGATGTCCTGGTCGGTAATGAGACACACGATGATGCGGGAATCTACCGGTTAAGTCCGGATCAAGCTCTCGTTCAAACCGTAGACTTTTTAACTCCGGTTGTGGACGATCCCGAATTATTCGGTAAAGTGGCGGCGGCCAATTCCTTATCCGATGTCTATGCCATGGGTGGGATTCCGATCACCGCATTGAACTTATTGGCGGTTCCCGAAGGCGTCTTATCGGCAGAAGAAGTCGGTGCCATGTTGCGCGGGGGACAGAGTATTTTAGATGAAGCCGAATGCCGTCTTTTAGGCGGGCATTCCATCGATGACAACGAACCTAAAATGGGGTATTCGGTGACGGGCTTGGTGCATCCTGATCACATTTGGCGTAACAGCACGGCGCGTCCTGGTGATGTGCTTTATCTTTCCAAACCCATTGGGAGCGGGGTCGTGATTAAAGCGATCAAAGACGGGGAAGCGAGCCAAGAAATGATAGACGGGGTGATTGCCATGATGTTAACGCTAAACAAAAAGGCCAGCGAAACGATCAAACGCGTCGGCGATCCCACGGCTTGCACTGATGTCACCGGCTTTGGGCTGCTTGGACACTCGTGGGAAATGGCTCAGGGTGCCAATGTGACTATTGAACTGTATGCATCGTCAGTTCCGACCCTTCCTGGTGCCAAGGAATTGGCGCAACAAGGAAAATTCCCCTCAGGAAGCAAGCGCAATTTGGAATATGTCGGGCCGCATCTTGAGGTAGATTCCGGATTCGATCATAATATTCTGACCTTATTGGCCGATGCAGTGACCTCAGGCGGATTGCTCTTCACGGTAAAAGAAGAAAACGCCGCCTCGTTTGAAGCGACGTTTTCTGATCAACACGTTCCTCTCTACCGCATCGGGCGCGTTTTACCGGGCCCGGCACACGTTAGGGTGTTGGGATAA
- a CDS encoding MarR family winged helix-turn-helix transcriptional regulator, which yields MDRQLQAFIDEIQKLFPRIMRYLEAEASRELIGLEVTPSQMNALFALYGVRNMPMGELADQLGLTESAATRLVDRLINMNLVRRERDDQDRRVVRVRLSSYGKQLAELVFERRQAQVTRFAERLPQDSRDALIRGLSDLLDVFQRLEQESKAQKK from the coding sequence ATGGACCGTCAGCTTCAGGCCTTTATTGATGAGATTCAAAAACTCTTTCCGCGCATTATGCGATATCTAGAAGCTGAAGCCAGCCGCGAATTAATAGGGCTTGAGGTGACACCGTCCCAAATGAATGCGCTGTTTGCGCTCTACGGGGTCAGGAATATGCCAATGGGCGAATTAGCAGACCAGCTTGGATTAACGGAAAGTGCCGCCACACGCTTAGTCGACCGGCTCATCAATATGAACTTGGTGAGACGCGAACGCGACGATCAGGATCGGCGGGTCGTCCGCGTGCGTTTGTCCTCTTATGGCAAACAACTTGCCGAACTCGTGTTTGAACGCCGCCAAGCTCAAGTGACCCGATTTGCCGAACGCTTACCCCAAGACTCGCGCGACGCCCTCATCCGCGGTCTATCGGACTTGCTCGACGTGTTTCAACGCCTTGAACAAGAATCTAAAGCGCAAAAGAAATAG
- a CDS encoding 3-hydroxyacyl-CoA dehydrogenase, translating to MKKVAVVGAGTMGADIAYSLAMANIPVVLRDVDENALQRAQEHIRNVIESRIAKGRLSPKDAEIRFAQIRFSSQDKDLYDVSVAIEAVPEKMALKQQVFRELDRILPPLAILASNTSALSISEMANATTRPERVAGMHFFYPAHTMKLVEIIAGENTDQDVLDTLTRLSEELRKIPVVVKECPGFVVNRILTASMAEVMRFKAEHHVSAHDIDAVITKNHLAPMGPFVLADALGLDIAWDVAQTLQKAYGDRFYPGPELGELVQQHHLGVKTGQGFYSYTTPEAAASATSSLTPEQEQDLIDQFTMATFMEAARVFEEGIASARAIDIAMRAGAGLPMGPLALADSMGLDVVYNKLTQMSKRIGERFTPPASLKERVERGQLGVKTSRGYFNY from the coding sequence GTGAAAAAAGTTGCCGTAGTGGGGGCAGGAACCATGGGGGCAGACATTGCTTATAGCCTGGCGATGGCGAATATTCCCGTGGTTTTAAGAGATGTCGATGAAAATGCTTTGCAGCGGGCTCAAGAACATATTCGCAATGTCATAGAGAGCCGCATTGCCAAAGGGCGACTCAGTCCAAAGGACGCGGAAATACGGTTTGCCCAAATCCGGTTTAGCTCGCAAGATAAGGACCTCTATGATGTGTCGGTGGCGATTGAAGCCGTACCAGAAAAAATGGCATTGAAACAGCAAGTCTTTCGCGAATTAGATCGGATTTTACCACCCTTGGCGATTTTAGCTAGTAATACATCAGCACTCAGTATATCCGAAATGGCCAATGCCACTACGAGACCCGAGCGCGTGGCAGGCATGCACTTTTTCTATCCCGCACATACCATGAAGCTCGTTGAAATTATCGCCGGCGAGAATACCGATCAAGATGTTCTTGATACGCTAACCCGCCTGAGTGAAGAACTGCGGAAGATCCCTGTGGTGGTCAAAGAGTGTCCGGGATTTGTCGTTAACCGGATTTTAACGGCATCTATGGCTGAAGTGATGCGGTTTAAAGCCGAGCATCATGTTTCGGCTCACGATATTGACGCTGTCATTACCAAAAACCACTTAGCACCCATGGGTCCCTTTGTGTTAGCCGATGCCTTGGGACTTGACATTGCATGGGACGTGGCGCAAACCTTGCAAAAGGCGTATGGCGACCGTTTTTATCCCGGGCCTGAACTTGGAGAATTAGTCCAGCAACATCATTTGGGTGTTAAAACGGGTCAAGGCTTCTATTCCTATACGACGCCTGAGGCCGCTGCTTCAGCCACCTCATCGCTAACGCCCGAACAAGAACAAGACCTGATTGATCAATTCACCATGGCAACCTTTATGGAAGCGGCCCGGGTCTTTGAAGAAGGTATTGCCAGCGCACGGGCTATAGACATTGCCATGCGAGCAGGCGCGGGTCTCCCCATGGGTCCTCTAGCCTTGGCGGATTCTATGGGTTTAGATGTGGTCTATAACAAGCTCACACAAATGTCCAAGCGCATAGGGGAGCGCTTTACACCGCCAGCGTCACTTAAGGAGCGTGTAGAACGCGGACAACTTGGTGTCAAAACTTCCCGCGGGTACTTTAATTATTAG